The Solidesulfovibrio carbinolicus region GCCTTCGGGTCCTTCTGAGGCCTTTTTCCGGGGTATCGCAAAGATTCCCCGACTCTCCCCCCTCTCGCGCCTCCTTGGGCTTCCTGGAGCTTCTGAGAGGCATATTTTTGGCCCGGGCCTGCACCGAGATATCACAGACGCGGATCTCGGTGCCTGAGGGAATCCCTGCCCACCCAAATCCCGGCCGCCTCCGCTTGCAAGCGGAGGCGGCCGGGCGCTCCAGGCAAGAAGGCTTCTCCCTCCCGCCCCTCCGGGGTGCGAGAGGGGACGGGGGGAAAGCCAAAGAAAGAGGCCGGAAATTTCTTAAGAGCCGAAGATTGCTGAAAACTTAGCGAGTGCTTCTTCAACGAGCTCATCCGGGGCTTTGCCAACGACCTGGACTTTGCGGGCCACCCAATCGAGGCTCTTGGTTTGGTCCACCAGGACCACGCCGTAACAACGCGCACCAACCGGAATTGAAACCTCGAAAGGGTACCCTTTCACTTGGCCAGTGATCGGGGCGACAAACACGAACCCTGTCACTTTGCAAAACTCGCTTGGCGACAAAACGAGCCCAAAGCGTTCCCCCGCCTGTTCATGGCCTGCCTGGGGGTTGAAATCGAGATGCACAAAATCGCCGCAACCTGGGACTTTCCGGGTCATAAAAGTTCCTTCCCTTTCGGTCCTCCCCAATCAATCGCGTCGTGCCTATTTTCTGGCGTAACTTGGCTAAGAAGCTCCGCAAGAATATACTTTCGTCGCGCTTTCTTGACGGTGAACCCGTTCTGCGATGCGTCAAGACTGACAACATCGTCAGCTTTAAGACCTATTGCGTCGGCAACACCCTTAGGGATTCGCAGACCAATACTATTCCCCCACCGCTTAATGCAAACCTCCATGACCATAATAATCCTCACAATAGAATATAGGTAATTAATCTTAGATACTGCGAATGCAGTCCTGAGGGCAA contains the following coding sequences:
- a CDS encoding type II toxin-antitoxin system PemK/MazF family toxin, with product MTRKVPGCGDFVHLDFNPQAGHEQAGERFGLVLSPSEFCKVTGFVFVAPITGQVKGYPFEVSIPVGARCYGVVLVDQTKSLDWVARKVQVVGKAPDELVEEALAKFSAIFGS
- a CDS encoding AbrB/MazE/SpoVT family DNA-binding domain-containing protein — encoded protein: MVMEVCIKRWGNSIGLRIPKGVADAIGLKADDVVSLDASQNGFTVKKARRKYILAELLSQVTPENRHDAIDWGGPKGKELL